A part of Candidatus Zymogenus saltonus genomic DNA contains:
- a CDS encoding OFA family MFS transporter: MSNEKLMNRWWVVVGAILVQLSLGAIYAWSVFTPYLKGTISDGVTDFGFSATQTQWIFSVCILVFAIAMIFAGRWQDKVGPRKVAFAGGLILGIGYILAKFFGTSFLGQIVCIGVIGGAGIGLAYVCPIAASVKWFPDKKGLITGLAVAGFGFGAMIWVKLGGAWGQLIDNYGVLNTFAIYGIIFIVSISLGSIVLINPPEGYKPEGWEPPAATNAAPSGGENFTPSETMKTPQCWMLWLMYAFSAMAGLLVIGNIKLFGISSLEANNFVGDASAVAGTAMVIFSLLNGLGRITWGTISDKIGRPRSIFLMTLLQSIMMLAIIWMGGTMATLYIIAGLIGFNFGGNFSLFPTATADFFGPKNLGTNYAVIFTAYGVSGVVGPLLGGKVFDLTGNYLWAFVPAATLCFIAAMISLVTKPPHHNKAG; encoded by the coding sequence ATGTCAAATGAGAAATTAATGAACCGATGGTGGGTCGTTGTCGGCGCTATCTTGGTTCAGTTGAGCTTAGGGGCGATTTACGCATGGTCAGTCTTTACGCCATACCTGAAAGGAACAATCTCTGACGGCGTTACGGATTTTGGTTTTTCCGCAACGCAGACTCAGTGGATCTTTTCCGTCTGCATCCTTGTTTTTGCCATTGCCATGATTTTTGCGGGAAGATGGCAGGATAAGGTAGGGCCGAGAAAGGTCGCCTTTGCCGGCGGACTCATCCTGGGGATCGGCTATATACTCGCCAAATTTTTTGGAACAAGCTTCCTGGGCCAGATTGTCTGTATCGGCGTGATAGGCGGAGCGGGAATCGGTCTTGCCTACGTGTGCCCCATTGCCGCGTCCGTAAAGTGGTTTCCCGACAAAAAGGGCCTCATTACTGGACTTGCCGTTGCCGGCTTTGGCTTCGGCGCCATGATCTGGGTCAAGCTCGGCGGCGCATGGGGTCAACTCATCGACAACTACGGCGTTCTCAACACCTTTGCAATCTACGGGATAATTTTTATCGTGTCGATATCTTTGGGCTCTATAGTCTTGATAAATCCTCCGGAAGGATATAAGCCGGAGGGATGGGAGCCCCCCGCCGCGACCAACGCCGCTCCCTCGGGAGGCGAGAACTTCACACCGTCCGAGACCATGAAAACCCCCCAGTGCTGGATGCTCTGGTTGATGTACGCCTTTTCGGCTATGGCGGGTCTGCTTGTAATCGGAAACATTAAGCTCTTCGGCATATCGTCCCTTGAAGCCAATAATTTCGTTGGCGATGCATCGGCGGTTGCCGGAACGGCTATGGTCATCTTCTCCCTCCTGAACGGCCTGGGAAGAATTACCTGGGGGACTATCTCCGACAAGATCGGCAGGCCTCGCTCCATCTTCCTTATGACCCTCCTTCAGAGCATAATGATGTTAGCCATCATATGGATGGGCGGAACGATGGCCACCCTCTATATCATTGCGGGCCTCATCGGCTTTAACTTCGGCGGTAACTTCTCGCTCTTTCCCACGGCCACCGCTGACTTTTTTGGACCGAAAAACCTGGGCACGAACTACGCGGTTATCTTTACGGCATACGGCGTTTCAGGAGTAGTAGGACCCCTGCTCGGCGGCAAGGTCTTCGACTTAACCGGAAACTACCTCTGGGCGTTCGTGCCGGCGGCTACGCTTTGCTTTATCGCCGCTATGATCTCGCTTGTCACCAAGCCCCCGCACCACAACAAGGCCGGTTAG
- a CDS encoding zf-HC2 domain-containing protein produces the protein MSDYDCRRVCDLLSAYIDGELAEDERRNLETHLDNCLHCRVYLKSLNFTVNISSRLEGHKPYEMPQEVRTKLRAFLRERCMCGDKEKG, from the coding sequence ATGAGCGATTACGACTGCAGGAGGGTATGCGATCTCCTATCGGCCTATATAGACGGGGAGCTTGCCGAGGACGAGAGGCGGAATTTGGAGACACATCTTGACAACTGTCTGCACTGCAGGGTCTATCTCAAGTCCCTGAATTTCACGGTGAATATCTCGAGCAGGCTCGAGGGGCATAAGCCATACGAGATGCCGCAGGAGGTCAGGACAAAGCTCAGGGCGTTTTTGAGGGAAAGGTGTATGTGCGGCGATAAGGAGAAGGGTTGA
- a CDS encoding sigma-70 family RNA polymerase sigma factor, with amino-acid sequence MKEYDKLEDARLVELVQGGDGRDFEAFEELVRRYERKIYGHSLRLLGNREDAEDVLQETFLNAFRAINGFRGDSSFSTWIYRIATNNALMKLRKSGRVEVEFNDDLPNIIPSEDRAPVGYIDSPVDALLEKELLSELDSAVGKLPEKYRTIFLLRDVEEFSTEETAEILGITESAVKSRLHRARLFLRESLDHLMEGGL; translated from the coding sequence ATGAAAGAATACGATAAGTTAGAAGATGCAAGGCTCGTTGAATTGGTTCAGGGTGGGGATGGAAGGGACTTTGAGGCGTTCGAGGAGCTCGTCAGGAGATATGAGAGGAAGATATACGGCCACTCCTTGAGGCTCTTGGGCAACAGGGAGGATGCCGAAGACGTCCTCCAGGAGACCTTTTTGAACGCCTTTCGCGCAATAAATGGCTTCAGGGGGGATTCATCTTTTTCCACCTGGATATACAGGATTGCCACAAACAACGCCCTGATGAAGCTGAGAAAATCGGGAAGGGTGGAGGTGGAATTCAACGACGATCTTCCCAACATCATACCTTCGGAGGATAGGGCGCCGGTCGGGTACATTGACAGCCCGGTGGACGCCCTCCTTGAAAAGGAGCTTCTGTCCGAGCTCGATTCGGCCGTTGGGAAGCTCCCCGAAAAGTATCGAACGATATTCCTCCTGAGGGACGTGGAGGAGTTCTCCACGGAGGAGACAGCCGAAATCTTGGGGATAACGGAGTCGGCGGTGAAATCGAGGCTTCACCGGGCAAGGCTGTTCTTGAGGGAGTCGCTGGATCACCTGATGGAGGGGGGGCTATAG
- the ybgF gene encoding tol-pal system protein YbgF, with protein sequence MFKVFNVKALKHAPIPLIIVFLSSAIVSSCASMSTVDNLQREVSSLREEMSTLKDKTLERSAETGANYYTVQEELKSLRGTYEESAHEFEQGIKDLKVLKEVVNRTIAEMENRFYEIEKRLAAIEKKLGITPPLPTKTNSPTDTETETTETEVETTESPKKPAVDDTIGSELGNEAIYNSAKEKFQKKDYDGAIESYEAYLKAYPKSPLADNSRFGVGDCYYEKGDYERAILEYSRVIKEYPDGNKVASSLLKIGYAFAAMGDTDNARSALMEVIKKYPGEPQAELAKKKLEKL encoded by the coding sequence ATGTTTAAAGTTTTCAATGTCAAAGCCTTAAAACACGCCCCTATTCCCCTCATAATAGTCTTTCTGTCTTCGGCCATCGTCTCTTCCTGCGCATCAATGTCCACGGTAGACAATCTCCAGAGGGAAGTCTCAAGCCTCAGGGAGGAGATGAGCACGCTGAAGGACAAGACCCTCGAAAGGAGTGCGGAAACTGGAGCGAACTACTACACCGTGCAGGAAGAGCTGAAGTCCCTGCGCGGAACATACGAGGAGAGCGCCCATGAATTCGAGCAGGGCATTAAGGACCTCAAGGTTCTGAAGGAGGTCGTCAACAGAACTATAGCCGAGATGGAGAACAGGTTTTACGAAATCGAGAAACGGCTCGCGGCGATAGAGAAGAAGCTCGGCATTACGCCCCCGCTGCCCACAAAGACTAATTCGCCGACCGATACCGAGACGGAGACGACGGAAACCGAGGTAGAGACGACCGAATCCCCCAAGAAGCCCGCGGTGGACGACACCATAGGCTCGGAGCTGGGGAACGAGGCGATCTACAACAGCGCAAAGGAGAAGTTCCAGAAGAAAGACTACGACGGCGCGATCGAGTCCTACGAGGCCTACCTCAAGGCATACCCTAAATCGCCCCTTGCGGACAACTCCCGCTTCGGCGTGGGCGACTGCTATTACGAAAAGGGGGACTACGAGCGGGCGATCCTGGAATACAGCCGGGTCATAAAAGAGTATCCCGACGGCAACAAGGTTGCAAGCTCGCTTCTAAAGATCGGATACGCCTTTGCCGCAATGGGCGATACGGATAACGCCAGAAGCGCACTGATGGAGGTGATCAAGAAGTACCCCGGGGAGCCCCAGGCGGAGCTTGCCAAAAAGAAGCTGGAGAAGCTGTAA